In Eremothecium gossypii ATCC 10895 chromosome IV, complete sequence, the genomic stretch CCTGGTCGCCCATCTCCCAGAAATTGTCCTTGACGTTAGCAgcgatcacgtgatcagGCGCCACTCCCACCGATAGCCACAGGTCCCgcgcctcctcgtccgcAGCAAGCCCCAGAGACTCGTCACCCTCGAAGTATGTCACGTACAGCCGGTCCTCCGGCAGGCCGTACACCTTCGTCAACAGCTCCCACGAGTACGCAATCGCCTCCTTCTTGAAGTAGTCGCCGAAAGACCAGTTACCCAGCATCTCGAAGAACGTGTGGTGGTACGAGTCCAGCCCAACGTCCTCCAGGTCGTTGTGCTTGCCGCCCGCCCGGATACACTTCTGCGTGTTCACCGCCCGCTTCAGCGTGTAGAAGTCCGACGCCGGGTCCACCATCCCCAGGAAGATCGGCTTGAACTGGTTCATCCCGGCGTTCGCAAACAACAGCGTGGGGTCGTCGTATGGAATAACCGGTGACGATGGCACCAGCTTGTGGTCCTTCGCCTTGAAGTAGTCGATAAACGTGCTACGCACGTTCTGCGCTGTCCATCTCTGTTTGTCCCCAATAGTCATCTTGGCAGTATTCGATAATAGCCGGATAGTGCGCAGCAACGTGAACGGTATGGCCTGGAACTGTTCCAAGAAGAGCGTGCTTATCCAGTCTTCGTACTAGGAAAGATCACGATTTTAGTTAGATGGACAAAAAAAAAATTCATCAAACATCGTTACTTACGGGAGCCATAAAAAGAAGCCAAATGTATTTAAGATCAGGTGGTCTTTAATTGCTTCTTTACAACAACGTAGCAGTACAGTCCAGATGTTGCATCTCAGGAGGCAATTGGCGGTTACATGGCTTTGCTTGGCCACGGTAGCAGCGTATGATGCTGCACGGCTGTGGCAGAGTGTTGTGCGAGCCGGGATCAACGATGTGGGACAATGGTACGGGGCACTGACCGGCGCAGAAGACGAAATAAGCGTGCAGGAGCTGTGGGCCGAGTTGGGAGAGGACGAGAGCACGCTTCTGGAACTGCTGTACGAGACGTCGGTGGGCGTGGTCGAGGAAGTAGAGCACGGCGCAGCGACGAACTGGTTTGAACTGAACGGCAAGCGGTACACGGGGTCAGACGAGTCTTTCTATCTGCAGTCCGGGGAGCTGGacgcgcagcaggcggtgGCGGACGCGACAGTGCTGCGGGTGGGCGAGGGCGTCGTTGGGACGGCGCCCGAGGCACCGATCGTGGTTCTGTACGGGCAGGCGGGGAGCGAGGAGTTTGAGGCGTTCAACTGGAACCTGTACCGTGAGGCCCAGCAGGGTCGGATTCGGCTTGTGTGGCGTCCGACATGTGCGGGTGCGGGCTGCGGCCAGCCCCGCGTGGGTGCGGTTTACGCGCACGAGTACAGTGTGAAAGGCGACTGGTGGAGCAGCACAGTGCGCGGCGAGGTTGCGGTGCCCGCGGAGTTTGCTGCCAAGAAATATAGGCTTGGTGGCGTGAAGGATGAAAACCTCTCGCTACTGGACCTGAAAGTTGCGGCCTTGATTGCGGAGCAGCATGGCCGCACAGAGGACTTTGCGGAGACGCTCGAGTATGCGAGACAGCTCATCAACAACTTCCCGCTGCTTGCTGAGCACCTGGTAGACCGCGAGGTAGATACCAACTCGACGGAGGTGCAGTTGGAAGAGGTGACCGCGACCGGGGTGACGTACGATGCAATTGGGTTGTACATCAATGGCCAGCCGTGGAAACTGTCGTCGCTCGACATGCGCACGTTCCTGCTGGCTATCATGAACGAACGGAAGAAGATGCAGCATCTTGTTACCACCTTGCAGAGCAAGTACGGTCAGTTAGGCGTAGAAGATGCCAGGTCGTTGCTTTCGAAGTTCTGCCAAGTCAGTGTTTTGAATGCTCAGGACATGCAGCCCGCTCGCTACGATTTCCATCGTGTTCCTGGATTCAGCGAAAGCGTAATCTACTTCAACGATATAGAGAAAGATCCGCAGTACAGCAATATGAGTACCAAGCTGGAGAGCATCTTTGAAAAGTCAGACTACGGCGTGATTCCTTCGTACCGCAAGAACTGGAATGAGCTCGTATTCGTTGTGGACTTCGACTCGCTTGATAATGAAGATACCAGGGAAATATTGAGTGGCATGGTGCGTGCGTTCAGTGTAGCTGACGAGGGCTATCCGCAGCGGATTGGCTTACTTCCACTTTACCGGGGGGATTCGAACCCCATCGTTGAGAATATCTACCGGCATAAGGAGTCCGGCATCGCAGAGGTGAAGAACTACCTTAGGTTGCTAGTCCTCGGAGAGCGGCCCGGAAGTGAAGGAGCTGCCGATATCCCACCTGTCAAGAAAATATTGCAAGACTTCTCCATCTTCAATAACTCTCTGCTAATCAATGGTCAGATCCATCCGTTCAAGAAGAACACCTGGCATTATCTAATTGCATCTACTGTGAAGCACGATGTGGAAATACTGAAGAGTATGGCAGGACGGTTTCCTTCAACTAATGTGAGAGAATTGTTACATAGCAAATCTCTAATCACCCGTGATTCTCGTTACATTGTGGACTACTTTGACGATGCTACGTACACAGTTGAGCAGATAAGTGCTCTGGATGACCTGGAGAAGAGAGTCACAGTTTATCAGAAAGGTGAGGCCAAAAAGCTTTATCACACTATCACGTTAGTAGATGATTTTGAATCGAAACCGGCCCTGGAAAGATTAAAAAATTTACTTCAAATAAAATTCAATGGGGTACGCATAAGGTTGCTTCATATCGGCGAGACTTTTAGCTTGTATGAGGAACTTCAGAGATCACTGAATGAAGAAGAAAACCCATTGGACACTATTGGTGCGCTACTCCGCAAAGCTAGAGATGCTCCAAGGTTCTATACAGCTATCGCTGAACGTCTGCAAGCATGGGTCCCTGATCTCACCCGGGAGCAAACTGTAGGAACTGCCTTTGCGGTTATCAACGGCCGCTATGTTCAATTTGGCCCGGAAAATTCTGTCAGCAAGAGCTTGTGGGAGTCCTTCCTACAAAGGGAAGCCAGTCGCACTTTGGATCTGCTAGGGATCGTGGACACACATGTCCCAGGCATGGGCGATGCCAAGGAAGACTCTGATTTTGTCGAACAGCTTACTTCTATTTTAAGTCAATTGTTTTATTCCGGCTCCAACATATTCCATAGCGGTATCGAACATACCAGCGAATCTACATTACCCAGATTGAACATCCTGGAGATATTGCCGGATGAGCTAACTGGGGCGCTCATAGCCAATGGTAACCGAGCCGCGCCGGTCGAATTAGCGGTAATTTTGGATCCTCTGGAGGAGAGGTCACAGACTTTCCTACACTTAGTCGACCAAGTCAAATCTTTGAGCTTCCTTGACATCCGGCTTCTACTACTACCCACCAAAAAGCTCACTATCTTCCCAATACACAGGATCTATTCCGATGATGCTCTCTCGCTAAGTCCTACGGAAGCATTCACCGTGGGCAGAGAACTCCCACACTTTTTATTCCCTGAGCCTAGCAACCCTGAGGTTGCTAGCATTATTATTGAAGGATATGCATTCGACGAGAAATTGCCAGTTAGCAAGACAACCGTCGAGAGTCGTATGGATGTGTGCCTGGAACTTCTAAATGCCGAAGGTGAGGTTGTAGACTCGACCTCAACGATGAGTGTGTTTGGCTACTTCCAGTTCCTATCGCCTACCTTAGGGTATGGATTCTCCATCAGAAGCTGCAGCCCAGAATATGAAGTGACATCATTTTCAACCAATGCGAAGGCAGACTACGTCCCCAGTGCAGAAATATCCATAGTAGACGTTACTCCTCAAAGGGTCTTCGTGAAACTCCGTGGGACAGACGAAAAGGCCACAGGGCGTGATACTAATGAACAGGAGGGTATAAATATTTACGTCAATATTTATGACCGATCTGACGAAACATCTTTTAAGGAAAAGTTGTTTGCTATTCTTGCAGGCACACCGCAACATACTTCGGTAACATTTTGGCTCGCGTATGGCGCCCCGATTTCGCCCGACCTGCAAGCCGTGCTGCGCACCGCCGAAAGCTTGCCTGGTCGCCACGTAGCCTGCAAGCCCATTCGCTACGCCTGGCCCTCCTGGCTCCGTCCCCAGCGCTTCGTTGACCGCAGGCTGGACGCAGCCCGTTTGCTCTTCCTCGACGTAATGCTATCACATACTATGCGTGGCCGGCTGATCATGCTCTCCCTAACCGAAGAGCGCACTCCAGATGTCCTAGAGCTCTCTGAGCTACAGACTTCCGCGTACCTAACCATGCGCCCTCACCGTGGCCATGGCTACTGGGAGGAGGGCTACTGGCAGAACTACCTTGGTAAACATAACCTCAGGTTCTTCAACCCCTCGCGTACCTTCGTGGTCGACCTCGGTCGCTATCGTTCTCTCAGTGCTGGTGACCACCTCCGTGTTCACTATCAGAGGCTGTCTGCAGATGCAACTTCCTTATTGGACATTGACCAAGATCTGGTCAATAGtgtgcagctgctcctgaAAATTCGGCCCCTACGCATCAATAAATTCCTGCCCCCAGCAACCGGGGAATGGATTGCCGCATGGCCTAGTAATTCTGTGAATGACTGGACCGGGAACCCTCCCGACACCGAGTCAGCCTCCGAGGAAGCCCTCGACCACGACGAGCTCTAGGGTGCACGGCGTACACGTCATTAAATAAATAGCACTATATACCCTACCCAATCAGGTGGCCATGGAATATCCCTCTAGGACCGCTTAATTCTGCATTACCGATTCATTAATCGGATCATCATCTTGTACTAGATGTCTCGATGAAGCACAGTAGGGcattagataaaaaattCGGAAACACACTAGGAG encodes the following:
- the KRE5 gene encoding Kre5p (Syntenic homolog of Saccharomyces cerevisiae YOR336W (KRE5)); this translates as MLHLRRQLAVTWLCLATVAAYDAARLWQSVVRAGINDVGQWYGALTGAEDEISVQELWAELGEDESTLLELLYETSVGVVEEVEHGAATNWFELNGKRYTGSDESFYLQSGELDAQQAVADATVLRVGEGVVGTAPEAPIVVLYGQAGSEEFEAFNWNLYREAQQGRIRLVWRPTCAGAGCGQPRVGAVYAHEYSVKGDWWSSTVRGEVAVPAEFAAKKYRLGGVKDENLSLLDLKVAALIAEQHGRTEDFAETLEYARQLINNFPLLAEHLVDREVDTNSTEVQLEEVTATGVTYDAIGLYINGQPWKLSSLDMRTFLLAIMNERKKMQHLVTTLQSKYGQLGVEDARSLLSKFCQVSVLNAQDMQPARYDFHRVPGFSESVIYFNDIEKDPQYSNMSTKLESIFEKSDYGVIPSYRKNWNELVFVVDFDSLDNEDTREILSGMVRAFSVADEGYPQRIGLLPLYRGDSNPIVENIYRHKESGIAEVKNYLRLLVLGERPGSEGAADIPPVKKILQDFSIFNNSLLINGQIHPFKKNTWHYLIASTVKHDVEILKSMAGRFPSTNVRELLHSKSLITRDSRYIVDYFDDATYTVEQISALDDLEKRVTVYQKGEAKKLYHTITLVDDFESKPALERLKNLLQIKFNGVRIRLLHIGETFSLYEELQRSLNEEENPLDTIGALLRKARDAPRFYTAIAERLQAWVPDLTREQTVGTAFAVINGRYVQFGPENSVSKSLWESFLQREASRTLDLLGIVDTHVPGMGDAKEDSDFVEQLTSILSQLFYSGSNIFHSGIEHTSESTLPRLNILEILPDELTGALIANGNRAAPVELAVILDPLEERSQTFLHLVDQVKSLSFLDIRLLLLPTKKLTIFPIHRIYSDDALSLSPTEAFTVGRELPHFLFPEPSNPEVASIIIEGYAFDEKLPVSKTTVESRMDVCLELLNAEGEVVDSTSTMSVFGYFQFLSPTLGYGFSIRSCSPEYEVTSFSTNAKADYVPSAEISIVDVTPQRVFVKLRGTDEKATGRDTNEQEGINIYVNIYDRSDETSFKEKLFAILAGTPQHTSVTFWLAYGAPISPDLQAVLRTAESLPGRHVACKPIRYAWPSWLRPQRFVDRRLDAARLLFLDVMLSHTMRGRLIMLSLTEERTPDVLELSELQTSAYLTMRPHRGHGYWEEGYWQNYLGKHNLRFFNPSRTFVVDLGRYRSLSAGDHLRVHYQRLSADATSLLDIDQDLVNSVQLLLKIRPLRINKFLPPATGEWIAAWPSNSVNDWTGNPPDTESASEEALDHDEL